TGACTCAGGAACTGATCCGAACCCTTGCCGCTCATTCTCTGAATAATCTGCGTGTCCTCAACCAGATGGCTGCGGAATTGCTGGACACCGCCGCTGAACGAAACTTGACCAGACTCGACGAATCACTCTTCCTTGAATTGTTCACCCCAACAGCCTCAAAACCGCACCGCTCCAAATCACAACAGCCTGCCAAATCTCTGTGATTCAATCTTACCAACTTCATGCTCCGGGGCGTCGCTTGGCGCCCTGGAGTGTCGGTGATGTCGTATTCCATCAATTTGCCTGTCCGTCTTTCCCTCACTTTTTGTGGCCGCTCTCATTAGGGGGTCTCAGGATACCACCAGTTCACTGGTGGTATTCATTTTGTTATCCTTATAGATGATCTCGATTTGGGTTGGGACAACTCCCATGCGGCAAATAACCTGCTGCTCGGTCTCCTTGCCGCCACTAACCACCTTTCTGGGAAGTCACATAATATTTATACATGTGTGTTTCTTAGAGAGGATGTCCATTCCATTCTCGTTGCCCAAACCCAGCATTCCGATAAGTACAGGAATATCGAGCGTATCCGTTGGGAAAAAGACGACCTGATAAACATTCTGAATCTCCGTATAAACTACAACAGAAAAAAGAACGGTCTTTCTCCCGAAAAATTGCCTTTTGCAACGGTCTTTCCAGAAACGCTGGGTACAAGCAATACAGACAACTGGCTCATTGATCGGACATTAGGAAGACCTAGAGAGTTGATTCAGCTGGTCCGATATTACACTGAATCGGTCGAAGGGGATGTCCCAGAGGCTGATGTCTTGAAAAGTTCAGAAGCGGATTACTCATCTTGGAAATTGGATGACCTTTGCGCTGAGTATTCCAATCAATATCCTGATCTCATTTCGGTCTTTTCATATTGGAAAACGCGGTTCTTTAGACACAAGTATCATTTGCCGCGGAGGGAGATAGAAGATATGCTTCTTCAGATAGCTTCAGACGTGGCTATCAATCAATCATGGTTCAATAAGATCGTCGAAGAAACAAATGTAAATCAGTTTTTGAAAATTCTCTATGACATTGGTTTTTTAGGTGATTTTTCTCTTGGTGGAGAGGGTGGAAGCAAAACTTTTTACTCTTACATCGAACGGCATGAACCTCGATTTGAAGAAGTACAGATACATCCTTGTTTTAGGAGAGCCGTTAATACCGTCGAACGTATACGAACACGGAAGACAGAAGATCAGTCATATGCCGGTCTTTAATTACAAAGAAAGTTTTTAAAATGTGAAGAATCGTTTTCATCCTCTATTCAAAAACAAGTCACATTTCAATTTTACATTATTTCCAAGAAATTAGGAGTGCAGAAACAATGCATATGGATAAAGGATTATGTCAACTTTGATGCTTAAAGGTGTTGCAGGAACCAGTAGAAAAGGGCCACAAAGTTGGATTGATGAGCAAGGACGGTCACTCAAAGCAGTAGAAGAACTATTGCTTACAGGAACATAGCCATTCAATTGTATAGGTGTAAAGAAGTAAAATAGGAGAAGATTCCATGCAAAAACAGCTTACGGCGATTATTGAACGGGAAGGGAACGGTTATGTGTCGTTCTGCCCTGAACTCGATATTGCCAGTCAGGGAGACACGATCGAAGAAGCTCGTGAAAATCTGAGAGAAGCGCTTGAGTTGTTTTTTGAGACTGCCTCCAAGGAGGAGATTCAAACGCGCTTACACGATGAGGTGTACGTCACCAGACTGGAGATCTCCGTTGGGTAAACTGCGCGTCTTGTCTGGTCAACAAGTCTGTGAGATTCTTGCACGCCACGGATTTCTGTATTTTAATGGATAGGAGTGAAGATAAATGTCAAAGAAACGTACCCGCATCATTTATCAGTTCCGGATTGAGTTGCTTGAGATAGAACCAACGATTTGGCGGGTCATACAAGTGCCGTCTGATTACTCCTTCTGGGATTTGCATGTTGCGATACAGGATGCAATGGGCTGGCTTGACTGCCATCTGCATGCATTCCATGTCCGAATGCCGCACACGAGGATGGGCATCGAGATCGGTATTCCGGATGACGAGGAATTTGAACGCTCAGTACTTCCCGGATGGGAAGTGCCTATGACCGAATTTTTCACTGAGCCCGGGAAATCGGCAATCTACGATTATGACTTCGGCGACGGTTGGTCGCACAGTGTCCTTCTTGAAGCTGTCATGCTCAAAGAAGAGGGGCGTAAGTATCCCCGATGCATTGCCGGTGAGCGGGCGTGTCCACCGGAAGACTGCGGAGGAGTCCATGGATATTATGAACTGATCAAAATCATATCTGATCCAGACCATCCGGAATATGAAGAGTACATGGTATGGCTCACGCGTTACAAGAAAAAAGGCCGCCCCTATGCACCCGGCACGTTCAATCCTGAGGAGGTAAAGTTCTGGAATCCAAAGAAAAGGTGGGAAATTGCCTTTTCAGGGTAAGTTCAGGATAGTGTTTCATGTATTGAAGACCATTGTTGTAATGAGGGCAGAGAAATGATGAAGATTGACATAGACGGACTCACGGAAGCGGAACTTATTGACCTGAACAACCGGGTGGTTGCGAGACTGAAGTTTTTGCATCAAATGAAAGCGCACGCTGCGATGCTCGACTTCAGCATTGGCGAACAGGTAGCATTTCAACCGGCTGGGCGACCCCTCATTACAGGTGTCATCTCCAAATACAACAGGAAAACGGTGACGGTGGTCACATCGGATGGTCACCAATGGAATGTCCCCCCAATTTATCTTCGTAAGGTTGAAGCCTCGCCAAGTCAAGAGCCGAGTCGCGGTCAAATCATTAACATGCCGAGGAAGTAAACGCCTCTATAGAAGATCTTCATTTTGATCAGGTATTATTTTTTAGGGAATCACCATCTTCGCAGACTTTCAGAAAACCATATCCGGTATGGCGGGCGGGGAGTGCGGCATGAGCATCTCTAAGCAGTATCGCAGCGGAGAGGACGGGGACGCGACGCGGATCGTCGCGGCTGTGGGCGGCAGGTTCTCACGGGAGCTGGGTATTGACCTCGACGAAAGTCGGTCAGACGCTGTCTTCCAATGGCTTCTCGCCTCGGTCCTTTTCGGCGCCCGGATTTCCGAGAGCATCGTGAAACACACATTCCGGGCCTTCGAAGAGGCGGGCGTCCTGACGCCGGAGGAGATCGAGCGGACCGGGTGGGACGGCCTGGTGTCGATCCTGGACCGCGGCGGCTACGTAAGGTATGACTTCAAGACCGCAACCAAGCTGCTGGAACTCTGCAGGACGCTCCGGGAGCGCTATTCGGGCGATCTCAGCCGGCTGCATGCGGAAGCTTCGGATTCCAGGGATCTGGAGGAGCGGCTCAAGGCATTGGCGAAGGGGATAGGCAGTGTGACGGTGAACATTTTTCTGCGCGAAATGCGCGGAATCTGGCAGAAAGCGCGGCCGCTGCCATCCGACCTGATTTTGCTGGCTGCCGGGAACATAGGTTTCTTCCTCCAAAAGATCGAGGATCGGGAGCAGGCCCTTGCCCTGCTGCAGGAATTGTGGAAGGAAGGCGGGGGAAGGGCGACGGACTTTCCCGATTTTGAGTCCGCCCTGCTGCGCATCGGGAAGAACTACTGCCGGAAAAAGGGATGCGGTGCCTGCCCCGTCCGGAGCCTGTGCAGGGCGGCATCAGGCGGTGCATCCAATCGGTGATAACCGGAAATCGCATTGATATCCTTGAGGAGAACGATGACATGAATGAGCTTCTTTTCGATCCTGAAACACACCGGAAGGCAGGCCGCCTCCTGGGGGAGCTTCTGGCGAACTATGAGCGGGATCTCTCGAAACCACCGGGGTTTGGACAGATTGATCGAGACGCCATGCGGGTAATCATGACGGAGCCCCTTCCTGAAGAGGGAAGATCCCTTGAGGAACTCTTTCAGGAATTCCGCGATGTGGTCATGCCGAATTCGACGCACGTGGCACATCGGCGGTTTCTTCCTTACGTGATGCCCTCTCCCAATGGGATCTCCGCCTTTGCCGATGCCCTGTCAAGCACCCTCAATCAGAACTGCAACCTCTGGACGCTCTCCCCTGCGGCCAATGCCATTGAACAGCGGGTCATTTCCTGGTTTCATGAATTATTCTCCTTTCCCGAAGAGAGCGGAGGCATCATCACCAGTGGCGGATCCATGGCGAACCTCACCGCTCTGGCCATTGCCCGTGATACGTACCTTGGGAAGGCGGCGAGGACGGAAGGGTTGCAGGGGAGGACATCGCCACTGAGGCTCTATGTCTCCGACCAGGTGCATAATTGCATTGACAAGGCGGCCGTGATTCTTGGCATCGGCCTGAATCATGTCCGTCACATCCCCTGTGATGCGCAGTTTCGGATGCGGATGGATCTCCTTAAGGAGGCCGTTCTCCAGGACCGTCGCGAGGGCTTCAGCCCTTTCTGCGTGGTGGGTTCGGCGGGAACCATCACGACCGGGGCGATCGATCCCCTTGAGGAACTGGCGGATTTTTGCGGAGAGGAAGGTCTTTGGCTTCACATCGACGGAGCCTATGGCGCCCTGACAATACTCAGCGAAAGAAGACGTGCCCCTTTGCTGCCCGCAGGCCGGGCGCATTCGCTGTCCCTCGACCCGCACAAATTCCTCTTCGCTCCCCTGGAAGCCGGGTGCGTCCTTGTCCGGCGGGCTAAAGACATGCGGACAACCTTCAGCTTCGTTCCCACTTATCTCTCGATGTTTTCTGATCCCGATTTTCTGAACTATGCGGAATATGGCCCCCAGCTCTCGCGGAGTTTCAAGGCGCTGAAGGTGTGGTGGTCATTGCGGGCCTTTGGACGAAGGGCCTACGCGAAGGCGATCGACGATCTCTGTGACCTTGCCTTATACATGGCACAGCGAATTCAAGCCGAACCGGAGCTGGAGTTGCTGGCGCCGGTCACCTTGAACGCGGTGTGTGTCCGCTGCCGCAATCTTTCCGATGTCCAGAATGAACGTGTCCTTGCCCGCCTGCTGTCCGAAGGGGTTGCCTTCCTCGGCAGGGCTGAGGTGCGGGGGAAATTCAGTCTTCGGGCCTGTTTCATGAATTTGCGGACCACAAGGGACGATGTCGATCGCATTCTTGAGGAAATGATCCGTATCGGACAGGAAGAGAGGACAGCTTGAGCCAACAGACTCCGGGAGTTGATAGTTATGGTCCTGCTTCATCTTTTAAGCTTCATGGTCAGTCTTTGGGCGATACCTGTTCTCGCCGGTGATCTTCCGTCGCTTTGCCTGATGCAGCCCCCGTATCACGAAATGCGGCTGCCCGATCATGGCCTGACCTGGTTGCCCGACGAAGACTTTAGCGGCGGATGCGGTGATGTGCAGCCGGAGCAGTGGATTCGGAAGTCTTTAGGATCTGTCGATCTGCTCATGTACGCGGACGGTCCGAGAGGCAGCGGGCGCACCTGGGATGTGGCTGTTGGTGTGTCGGAAAAAGGGGGTTCGAAGCCCCTCCGTGGTGTCTGCCTCCAAACGAGTACGGAAGGCTGGCGGACACTGCAACGGTACAGGAAGGGTCCGCTGCCATGGATGGATGATCTTGATGCTGATGGAAAAGCCGAGCTCATAATCTGGGACAGTTTTCCCCTTCATGAAAACGCATCCCTGGCGGAATACGGCCTTGTGGCCTGGGTGTACCGTCTCGCCTCAAGGGATTCGTTTGTCATTGATTTGGTTTTGAGCCGGCGTCTGGCTCGATCGATCGCAGAAGAATACCGCGCACCACTTGGTAACGAAGGGCTGCCGTACCCAGGAAAGCTTCGTACGGATGCTGCGGAAGCCCTTGAGAAATTCGCAAATGAGCGGTGCAGGATCTTGAAAAAGCATAACCCTGAACGCTAAAAAATATGGGTGGATTGAAAAATATCATGTAGAACAGGGGCATGATGGGATCTTATATGTCAGTCGGGACAAAAGGTTTACTTTATGGAGGGGAGTCAAATGAAATACAATTGGGAAATTGAGTTTTCTATTGAGGAAGTCAATGAGCAGCATGTCGTCAGCAGAATGCCCGTCTCGTCGAGAATGCTCAACCCCTTCGGGACCGTCCATGCCGGAGCAATCATCTGGTTTGCCGATGTCACAGCGACCGTTCTGGCCCTGGGTACAGAGGAGATCCCTATCGATGGGAAAGGATTTCCCTTGGCAATCAATCTAAATTCAAGTTTACTGGGAAATCAACGGAGCGGTGAATTAAAAGCCGAGGCCACCTTTGTCCACAAAGGGAAACAGGTCATGGTTGTGAGAACGAAAGTCACAGGAGATAATGAAAAACTGCTGGCGGAAATAACCACCACCCATATTCCGGCAAGATAGGACGAAAACAAATCCATTTAGCATTTAGAAGGAGGAAAAGAGCCATGGCAAAAGATCCAGGAATAGGCAAAAAAATGATCGCCACGGTGATGAGCGTCAAAGGGGATTGCAGTGCGGGTCATGTGAAGGACGATACCTTTGAGATCAGTTGTCACAATCCGGCCGGGTTATGTGGATTTTTCTTTCATGATATTTTCCCCAGTCTTTCCACCTTCCAGTTCGGAGGAAATCTCCCCTGGTGGGAAGGGGATGTGATCGAGTTGAAATGTCCGGACAGCGATAATCTCGTCACCTTGAAAGTGGAGAGATTTGAGCGGGGTTGAGAATCGTTCAGGACAGGTTCATTGGGAAGATAAAAAAGGAGCAAAAAATGAATGGGGAACACCCTCTAAAGCCCGCTGATATGCCGATCGTGCGGGATGATATCCGGACGGGTATGACGGCCGAGGCCATCAAAAACGATCTTCTTGAGAATCTGTACTATATTCAGGCGCGTATTCCCAAGCTGGCTACGCGCAATGACTGGTACATGGCCCTGGCTTACACGGTGCGCGACCGGATGCTTGAACGCTGGGGAATGGCGATGGAATCCCTTCATCAGAGCAGCCGCGCCGTCTGTTACTTCTCCGCCGAGTTTCTCCCGGGACCACATCTGGCCAACGCCATGATGAACCTGGGCATTTATGAACAGACGAGGGAAGCGGTGGCGCAGCTCGGACTGAATCTGGATTCCCTGATCGCGCAGGAGGGGGAGCCGGGACTCGGAAACGGCGGTCTCGGCAGACTGGCGGCCTGCTTTCTCGATTCCCTCGCATCCCTGGAAATTCCCTCCATTGGCTATGGAATCCGGTATGAATTCGGCATCTTCGATCAGGAAATCCGCGACGGATGGCAGCGCGAGGTAACCGACAAGTGGCTGGCCCTCGGCAATCCCTGGGAGATTCCCCGCCCGGAAATCGCTTACTACGTGCCTTTAGGCGGCCACACGAAGCAGTACCATGACAAACAGGGGCGCTTTCGTGTCCGCTGGGTCCCGGCGCATGTTGTCAAAGGTCTGGCCTACGACACCCCGATTCCCGGTTACCATGTGGAAAGCGTGACCCTCCTGCGGCTCTGGAAATCGGAGGCCTGCGAGTCCTTTGATTTTCAGGCCTTCAATAAGGGGGATTACTATGGCGCCGTGGAGGATAAGGTGG
This sequence is a window from Syntrophus gentianae. Protein-coding genes within it:
- a CDS encoding pyridoxal phosphate-dependent decarboxylase family protein; the protein is MNELLFDPETHRKAGRLLGELLANYERDLSKPPGFGQIDRDAMRVIMTEPLPEEGRSLEELFQEFRDVVMPNSTHVAHRRFLPYVMPSPNGISAFADALSSTLNQNCNLWTLSPAANAIEQRVISWFHELFSFPEESGGIITSGGSMANLTALAIARDTYLGKAARTEGLQGRTSPLRLYVSDQVHNCIDKAAVILGIGLNHVRHIPCDAQFRMRMDLLKEAVLQDRREGFSPFCVVGSAGTITTGAIDPLEELADFCGEEGLWLHIDGAYGALTILSERRRAPLLPAGRAHSLSLDPHKFLFAPLEAGCVLVRRAKDMRTTFSFVPTYLSMFSDPDFLNYAEYGPQLSRSFKALKVWWSLRAFGRRAYAKAIDDLCDLALYMAQRIQAEPELELLAPVTLNAVCVRCRNLSDVQNERVLARLLSEGVAFLGRAEVRGKFSLRACFMNLRTTRDDVDRILEEMIRIGQEERTA
- a CDS encoding plasmid pRiA4b ORF-3 family protein; amino-acid sequence: MSKKRTRIIYQFRIELLEIEPTIWRVIQVPSDYSFWDLHVAIQDAMGWLDCHLHAFHVRMPHTRMGIEIGIPDDEEFERSVLPGWEVPMTEFFTEPGKSAIYDYDFGDGWSHSVLLEAVMLKEEGRKYPRCIAGERACPPEDCGGVHGYYELIKIISDPDHPEYEEYMVWLTRYKKKGRPYAPGTFNPEEVKFWNPKKRWEIAFSG
- a CDS encoding PaaI family thioesterase, which codes for MKYNWEIEFSIEEVNEQHVVSRMPVSSRMLNPFGTVHAGAIIWFADVTATVLALGTEEIPIDGKGFPLAINLNSSLLGNQRSGELKAEATFVHKGKQVMVVRTKVTGDNEKLLAEITTTHIPAR
- a CDS encoding type II toxin-antitoxin system HicB family antitoxin, translated to MQKQLTAIIEREGNGYVSFCPELDIASQGDTIEEARENLREALELFFETASKEEIQTRLHDEVYVTRLEISVG
- a CDS encoding TIGR04076 family protein gives rise to the protein MAKDPGIGKKMIATVMSVKGDCSAGHVKDDTFEISCHNPAGLCGFFFHDIFPSLSTFQFGGNLPWWEGDVIELKCPDSDNLVTLKVERFERG
- a CDS encoding P-loop ATPase, Sll1717 family — protein: MHFVILIDDLDLGWDNSHAANNLLLGLLAATNHLSGKSHNIYTCVFLREDVHSILVAQTQHSDKYRNIERIRWEKDDLINILNLRINYNRKKNGLSPEKLPFATVFPETLGTSNTDNWLIDRTLGRPRELIQLVRYYTESVEGDVPEADVLKSSEADYSSWKLDDLCAEYSNQYPDLISVFSYWKTRFFRHKYHLPRREIEDMLLQIASDVAINQSWFNKIVEETNVNQFLKILYDIGFLGDFSLGGEGGSKTFYSYIERHEPRFEEVQIHPCFRRAVNTVERIRTRKTEDQSYAGL